A DNA window from Propionispora vibrioides contains the following coding sequences:
- a CDS encoding VOC family protein, which yields MRQKLTLITLGVKDLAAASQFYRDGLGWQPSKASQNQIVFFDAGGVGLALYPRDLLAEDATVPSAGSGFTGITLAHNTKNQEEVDQVLARAVQAGATLVKPAQMVFWGGYSGYFADPDGYLWEVAWNPFIEFDENDALIFP from the coding sequence ATGCGACAAAAACTAACGTTAATTACCCTGGGCGTAAAAGATCTGGCTGCCGCCAGTCAATTTTACCGTGACGGGTTAGGTTGGCAACCGTCTAAAGCCAGCCAAAATCAGATTGTCTTTTTTGACGCAGGCGGCGTCGGCTTGGCCTTATATCCCCGCGACCTGCTGGCCGAAGACGCCACCGTGCCTTCGGCCGGTTCAGGCTTCACCGGCATCACCCTGGCCCATAACACCAAGAACCAGGAAGAAGTGGACCAGGTTTTGGCCCGGGCCGTACAGGCCGGTGCTACACTGGTCAAACCAGCCCAAATGGTATTTTGGGGCGGCTACAGCGGTTATTTTGCCGATCCTGACGGCTATTTGTGGGAGGTGGCCTGGAATCCTTTTATCGAATTCGATGAAAACGACGCTTTAATCTTCCCCTAA